A genomic stretch from Coffea arabica cultivar ET-39 chromosome 10c, Coffea Arabica ET-39 HiFi, whole genome shotgun sequence includes:
- the LOC140015705 gene encoding uncharacterized protein, producing MVSSWRAIFEFASYIFTWLASSLYHASRGKLRKYLRWADYTMIATTTVCLSSALHTKNLKLLMAASAVFLPIQPLMVSTMHTGMMEEERGGKGNVARALA from the exons ATGGTTAGCTCATGGAGAGCTATCTTCGAATTTGCATCATACATCTTCACATGGCTTGCCTCTAGCTTGTACCATGCTTCGAGAGGAAAACTAAGGAAATATCTGAGATGGGCTGACTACACAATGATAGCCACAACAACAGTG TGTTTGTCAAGCGCACTGCACACTAAGAACCTAAAGTTGCTCATGGCAGCCTCTGCTGTATTTCTTCCAATCCAGCCTCTGATGGTTTCTACAATGCATACTGGGATGATGGAG GAGGAGAGAGGAGGCAAAGGGAATGTTGCTCGTGCCTTGGCTTGA